From the genome of Pseudomonas sp. FP453:
GCGTACCATCCGTGACCTCTACTACGAAAACCGTGACGTGCTGGCGCAGTTGCCGACCGAAGAAGAGCGCGTCGACCGTATGTGCGAGTTGAACGTGATTCAACAGGTGGCGAACGTCGGTCACACCAGCATTGTGCAAAACGCCTGGCACCGTGGGCAGAGCCTGTCGATCCATGGCTGCATCTATGGCATCAAGGATGGCCGCTGGAAGAGCTTGAACACCACGATCAGTGGCTTTGAGCAGTTGCCGCCGCAATACCGTCTGCGTCCGCTGGGCGAAGCCTAAGGCTGTTTGCGCTCGCGCCACTTGGCCATGAACGCCTGGCCTTCGGCGTTCAGCGGCTCGTTGCGGCCGGTAATCCAGCCGCGGCAATTGAGCTCGCCGCATTGGCAGGCAAATTGTCGGTACAGCATCTCTTCAGTGTTGGCGTAATCAATGGTCAACGGGGCGCCAGCGTGGATTTCATGCAGGGTCCAGACTTCCAGGTAATGCAGGTCGAGAAATACATTCGGCTTGCATGAATGGGCGAACAGCCCGCAAAACCAACAGTCGTACAGGTGGATGCGGGGCGACAGTTGCAGCGTGTGAAGGCGTCGCTCACTCAGGGCATACCCGGAGATATTGGCGATGCACACGCGGCTGTCAAACGTGACCCGCGTCTTGATCGCGCTGCTCACGCCATCAGCGGCGTGCACCACTTCAAAATGTTGTGTGGAAGGGTAGCCCTTGCCGAGTTGGGGCTTGAATGGGTAAAGGCAGTCACTTGCAGCCGTTTTAGCCTTATCCATGGCCTGAGTTTTCATAACTCTCCTTGGTTTGGCTGCATGGACCTGCGGGTGGTGGCTGACTACCAGTCTTGCAGCGGATGGGCGCGGCTCAAGACTCACTGAAGTTGGATCCGATTGCTACTGTCAACTCTGACAGTAGCAATCGGTTTTTTGGTGCGGACTACAGCGCTGGAGCACTGGCAGAGGGCGCTGGGGCGGGGACCTTGAGCTGCTTGAGTTGAGCCTTGATCGCCGGCGTGGCGCACAGGGCGTTGGCTTTTTCTGCGGAAAACTCGCGCACCGAGGTGTAGAACAATTCACACGTCTGCTCCTTGCGCGTGACCTGCCAGGTGTTCATGCAGGCTTTTAGCAGCACATTCGGGTCGCTCGCCGGCTTCTGCCCCATCCCGGCCTGCCAGCAGGCGGCGCTTAAATCCTGGCCCATGACCTTCAATCCGACCTCGTCGGCCTTCTGTTCGTTGCCCTCATAAGTTGCGGGATCGGCGGCATACCAGATGTAACTCGGGTGGTTGGCGCCCAGTACTGACACGGTCTTGCCGGCAACCGGGCTGATTTGCGCCAGGCCCAGTACGCCCACGGTCTGCCCGTACTGCTGCTTGACCCAATTGCGCACCGGCGCGCCGAACGCCACCATCGGCAGCGAGCCTTTGGGGTGAAGGCTCAGTTCTTCGACCATGCGTGTCTGATAGTCGGTGAAGTAGCTGTAGACATTCTGCAGGTCCGCGCCCGCGCTGGCGGGTGCGGCGATGGGCGCAATATCGATGATGGTCTGGTAGGCCGGGGTTTCGGTGGCCGGGATACCGTTGTCGGTGAGCAGCGCGGCCCAGCGGTCGGTGGTTTTCGATTCCAGGTAATCCTGGGCCTGGGTCAGCGAATAATCCGGCGGGAAGTGCAGCAACTCGACGCTCTTGCGGTTTTCCAGAGCCATCCCCAGTGGCAGGAACAAGTACCAGTTGTAGGCCCACTTGCCGTCACGGTTGAGCCGGCTGGCGCCTTGGTAAGCCAGGTCGGCGGTGGCGAGCAAGGCCGTCAGGGGCTGGCCGTAACTGTCGGGCACGCCGGTGAAGGTCGCGGCAACCTGCCCGTCGTGGGTCTTCACGCTGACTTTGGCGCGGCTGTAGCCATCCCGTTGCAGGCTCTGGGTCAGATAATGCTCGGCCGTCTGCTCCAGCGACCAGGGCCGAAAGCAGATCACGTTGCAGTTATTGGGGAAGGCGAACAACTGGGTGACACGTTGCGTGCTGCCCAGTGGTACTTCGACGTCAGCCTGCACGAGCGCACTGGCCATCAGTGCGGCCAGGGTGAAGGACAACCCGGTCGGTTTATACATAGTTGATTCCTAGTCAGCGAAAGCCCACCTCCACACAGTAGCGGCTGACCAGGCATCACGCGTGTCAAATCGCCGGGCGTGTCGCTATTGGATAAGAAAACCTACCCCTCGAACTGCAAGGCATTGCTCAGGTCACCCATGGGCTTCTGGCCACGGGCGATCATCGCGTCATCGCGCTGCTTGAGGCCGTCGAGGGTTTCCAGTTGGAACACGCGGGTGATCAAGCGCAGGATCGACGCCGTGTCGTACACCGTGTGGTCCACCGTGCCCTTGCGCGCAAACGGCGACACCACCAGCGCCGGAATCCGCGTACCAGGGCCCCAGCGGTCGCCCTTGGGCGGCGCGACGTGGTCCCACCAGCCGCCGTTTTCATCGACGGTGACCACCACCACCATGTTTTTCCACTGCGGGCTTTCCTGCAGCACCTTCAAGGCGCGGGCGATATGGCGGTCACCCGAGGCCACGTCGGCGTAACCGGCGTGCATGTTCAGGTTGCCCTGGGGCTTGTAGAAGGTGACCGCAGGCAACTTGCCGGCCTGGGCATCGGCGAAGAACTTATTGGTGCTCGACTCATCGCCCAAACCGCCATCACGCAGGCGCTTGTCCCGCTCGGCACGGTTCTGCGGCCCCTGCTTTTTGAAATAGTTGAACGGCTGATGGTGATACTGGAAGTTCGGAATCTTCGGGATACCGCCCGAGTCCTTGAACTGGTCCAGCGTCGCTTGCCAGGCGCCGGCGTACCAGGCCCAGTCGATGTTCTTCTTCGACAGCTTGTCGCCGATATGCTCGTGGGTTTGTGGCACCAGTACGTTGGGCAGGTCGGGTTTGGAGTAATCCGGGTTTTCCGGGTCGCGGATCCAGGTCGGCCAGTAGGGCGGCGCCAGGGTGTTCACACCAAAACCGTCCGGGGTCAGCGCGCTGGGGCCGAACTGCGGCGCGCCGGTCATCGCGCTGGCCGGGGACTTGTCCAGGGGTTTCAGGCGCGTGTCGCTCGGGTCATCGCTTTGCAGCGTGGCAATCTGCGCCTTGGCCACGGACTGCGCGGCATTCGGATAAAACGGCGCGGTGGCGCTGATCAGGTACTGGTGGTTAAGGAACGAGCCACCAAAGGCGCCCTGGAAGAAGTTGTCGCAGAGCACAAACTCCTTGGCCACGTCCCACAGGCGCAGGGAATAACGGCTCTGGGCGTAATAACCCATCACCAGGCCACCGGAATCGCCCCACGCGACAAAGTTATCGTTCTTGCCGCCGTTGATCTGCATCTGGTTCTGATAGAACACGTGCCACAGGTCGCGGGTGACCAGGCTCAGAGGCAGGTCCTCGGCGTTCGGGCCCTTGAGGGCGAACGGCGCGTTGGGCAGGTTTTGCTGGTATTGCACTTCGCTGGGATACGTCACCCCGTCCACGCTCTGCGGGCCGACTTGCAACACACCGCCCCAGGCCGGGGGCAGGGTGGTCAGCAGGCTGCCGTCGCGGTCGCGCTGCTGGGCGTCGGCTGGGCTGAGGGCCGACAGCGGTTTCTCCACGCCGGGGAAGTCCGCAAACAGGTTGTTGAAGCTGCGGTTCTCGGCATAGATCACCACCACGGTTTTCACCTGGTCGTGCAGGGCCTTGTCCAGCTCCTGGGGCGTAAGCGGGCGCGCCACCGGTTTGCTGCCCGGTGCTTCATTCGTGTTGCCGCAAGCACTCAAGGTCGCCCCGACCCCCAGCACCGCAGCGCCTCCCAGGAAGCGCCGGCGGCTGCTGTCTACTGGCGGTTGGGCGGCGGAATCGGCGGAAGGGCGGTCTGCGTGCTCATCGGTCATTGCGGGGAGTCCCTGGCGAGATGTTGCAAGATATTTCGCAGGACGGTAGCAATGCAATGTGACGGAACGAAGACAGGGGGTGATGAGCGGAACGTGTCACCCTGCAACCTGCGCTGCTAGACTGGCCCGATAATGGATGTCACTGAGGTGAACCGTGAAACCGTCAATTGCCCTTGATCTACAACGAGCAGCCGTCAGAGAGGTGGTTGGCCGTTTTCGTATTTCAAATCCAAGAGTATTTGGGTCTGTTCTGCTGGGTACAGACGAAGAGGGTAGCGATCTTGACCTATTGGTCGACGCCCCGCCGGGAACGACTCTTTTTGACCTTGGTGGACTTCAGGTCGAGCTTGAAGATCTGTTGGGGGTCAATGTGGACTTATTGACGCCTGCCGACTTGCCTTCGAAATTTCGCGCGAAAGTGTTGGCTGAGGCACAACCGGTATGACAGCGAGTCGCCTTGGAGATTATCTGGATCACATCAGGCAGGCGGCCAGTGATGCGATCAGCTTTGTTGAAGGCTTGAGCAAAGAAGAGTTTCAGGAAGATAGGCGTACTCAACAAGCGGTAGTCATGAGCCTGATCATCATTGGCGAGGCATCAACCAAGATCATGGACCAGAACCCGGATTTCACTGCGGCTCATGCTCAGATCCCTTGGCGTAGCATGCGAGGAATGCGCAACCGAATTGCCCACGGCTACTTCGATATCAACCTTGATGTGGTTTGGGACACCATTCAGAGCGCATTACCCGATTTACTGAAGCTTCTTCCTATGGTTTCTGAGTGACTGCACCTGTTGCAACAACAGGTGCGGTCAGCTGCGATTAAGGCATCACCGGCGGCAAATACTTCAACGTCGTCCCCAACGCCCACAGCAGAAACAACACCAACGGCGTATGCACCAGCAACTGCACAAACGAAAACCCGATCAGATCCCGCGCCTTCAACCCCAGCACGCCCAATAGCGGCAGCATATAGAACGGGTTGATCAGGTTCGGCAGCGCTTCGGCCGCGTTGTAGATCTGCACCGCCCAGCCCCGGTGATATTGCAGGTCATTGGCCACCTGCATCACATACGGCGCTTCGATGATCCACTTGCCACCGCCCGATGGAATAAAGAAGCCCAGCACCGCCGAATAAACGCCCATCAGCAGCGCGTAGGTGTCATGGGAGGCGATCGACGTAAAGAACGTGGAGATGTGGTGCGCCAGGGTCTGGCCATCGCCGCCCTTGACCACGGTCATCAGCGCCGCAATCGAGCCGTACAGCGGGAACTGGATCAGCACGCCGGTGGTGGTCGGCACTGCCCGCGCCACTGCATCGAGGAAACTGCGCGGGCGCCAGTGCAGCAGGGCACCGACCATGATGAACAGAAAGTTATAGGTGTTCAGTCCCGAAATCGCGCTGATCGCCGGTTTGGTCGAGAACTCATGGAACAGCCAACCCGCCGCCAGCAGCGCCAGCAGGATGGTCAGCAGCGGGCTGTGTTCCAGCCATTCGCCAGGGCGTGTCGGCGCTTGCAGCTTGGGCAGGTTGAACGCCGGGTCAACGCCACAGGCCTTGGCATCCCGCGCGCTGTTCGGGCCTGGCGCGGTGGCGTAGGCGATAATCAGCGACACCACGATCAGCGCCAGCAACAGCACGCCGGATTGCCACAGGAAGATCGTGTCGGTGAACGGGATCACCCCGGTGATCGACAGGATCGACGGCGGCAAACTCGCCGGGTTGGCTTGCAGCTGCGCCGCCGATGACGACAGCCCCAACGCCCACACGGCACCCAGGCCCAAGTAAGCCGCGGCGCCGGCCGCGCGGTAATCCATGCGCAAACCCGTGCGCCGCGCCAATGCGCGCACCAGCAAGCCGCCGAACACCAGGGACAAACCCCAGTTGAGCAGGGACGCCACCATGGAGATCAACGCCACCCAGGCCACGGCCGAGCGGCCGTTCTTCGGGATACGCGCCAGCCGGTCAATCAGCTTCACCGCCGGCGGCGAGCTGGCCACCACATACCCACCGATCACCACAAACGCCATCTGCATGGTGAACGGGATCAGGCTCCAGAACCCATCGCCAAAGGCCTTGGCCGCCTCGGTCGGGGCAGCGCCCATGCCCAGGGTCGCTACCGCGACAATGATCACGGCGAGGGCGGCAAACACCCAAGAATCGGGAAACCAGCGTTCGGCGAAGTTGGAGCAGCGCAGGGCAAAGCGGGCATAGCGGCTTTCTTCGATAGCATCGGCCACGAGTCATTCCTCTTGTATTTATTATGGGGCAGGCAATTTTTCGGCATGTTCCGCTACGGCCATTGATATGGGAATGCAGTTATCTTCATCGATCCATGAGGAAAACAAATATATCTGCGGCGATTGCCATCATCCGGTCCAGCTCATAACCTGCACGCCATTTTGTCTGTCTGCCGAGCCTTCACATGACTGCCACCCTTGCCCCCCAGGCGCAGCGCTTTTCCCGCTCCGACTACAAAACCCTGGGCCTGGCCGCCCTGGGCGGGGCCTTGGAAATCTACGACTTCATCATCTTCGTGTTCTTTGCGCTGACCTTGAGCCAACTGTTTTTCCCCCCGGAAATGCCCGAGTGGCTGCGCCTGCTGCAAAGCTTCGGCATCTTCGTCACCGGCTACCTGGCGCGCCCGTTGGGCGGCATCCTGATGGCGCACTTCGCCGACCACCTGGGACGCAAGCGCGTTTTCAGCCTGAGCATCCTGATGATGGCGCTGCCGTGCTTGCTGATTGGCATCATGCCGACCTACGCGCAAATCGGTTATTTCGCACCGCTGATCTTGCTGTTTCTGCGCGTGCTGCAAGGCGCCGCCGTCGGCGGAGAAGTGCCCAGCGCCTGGACCTTCGTCGCCGAACACGCACCGGTTCATCACCGTGGCTACGCGTTGGGTTTCCTACAAGCCGGCCTGACCTTCGGCTACCTGCTGGGTGCGCTCACCGCCACGCTGCTGGCGCAAATCTTCACGGCTGCCGAGATCCTCGACTACGCCTGGCGTTTCCCCTTCCTGCTCGGCGGTGTGTTCGGCGTAATCGGCGTATGGCTGCGCCGCTGGCTCAGCGAAACCCCGGTGTTCCTCGAAATGCAGGCCCGCCGCCAGGCCGCCGCCGAACTGCCGCTGCGCACCGTGCTGCGCGACCACCGCGCCGTGCTGCTGCCGGCGATGATCCTCACCTGCGTACTCACCTCCGCCGTCGTAGTGCTGGTGGTCATCACCCCGACCATGATGCAAAAAACCTTCGGCATGAGCCCCAGCCACACCTTCGCCTTGAGCGCCCTGGGCATCGTCTTCCTCAACATCGGCTGCGTCCTTGCCGGCCTGTTGGTGGACCGCATCGGCGCCTGGCGCGCGGTACTGGTCTACAGCCTGCTGTTGCCGGTGGGAATTGCGCTGCTGTACGCCAGCCTGATCAACGGCGGCCTCTGGCTCGGCGCGGCGTATGCCTTGGCGGGCCTGAGCTGTGGCGTAGTGGGCGCGGTGCCGTCGGTGATGGTCGGGCTGTTCCCGGCACCGGTGCGGGTGTCGGGGATTTCCTTTACCTACAACATTGCCTACGCGCTGTGGGCGAGTACCACGCCACTGTTGTTGATTGCGTTGATGCCGACGAGCCCGTGGATTTGCGTGGGGTATTGCGTGGTGATGGGGGCAGTGGGGGCAGGGTGTGTGGCGTTGTTTGGCAAGCGCCACACATTGGCTTCCTAGGGATTAAGTCAGGAAGTGCCAGAGCAGCAACGTACCTATCAGCCCGACGACTGAAACGATGGTCTGCAACACCGACCACACCCAAATCGTCTGCTTCAACTGCAACCCAAAATACTCCCGCACCATCCAGAACCCAGCATCGTTCACGTGGCAAAAGAACACCGACCCCGCGCCAATCGCCAGTGCCACCAGTGAACTCTGCGTCGCCGCCAACCCCGCCATCATCGGTGCAAGGATGCCCGCCGTTGTGGTGGTGGCAACCGTCGCCGAGCCGGTGGCCTGGCGCAGGGCCACGGCGATCAGCCAGGCCAGCAACAGGTACGGCATGTGGGCGCCTTCGGCGACCTTGCTGATGGTCTGGCTGACGCCCGCATCCAGCAGCGTTTGCTTGAGGCCGCCGCCGGCGCCGATGGTCAGCAGCAGTACGGCGATGGGGGCGAGGGCTTTGCGCAGGGTGTTGCCGACGTCCGCACGCGGCATGCCAGCGGCCCAGCCCAGGCAGATGACGGCGGCGATCACGGCCAGGCCGAGGGCGATCAGCGGTTCGCCGAGAAATTTCAGCGTCAGCGCCACTGGGTTTTCCGGCGCCATGGCGACTTTGGCCAAGGTGCTGCCGAGCATCAGGATCACCGGCAACAAGATGATCAGCAACGACGCCCCAAAGCTCGGTTGGCGCGGCGCCTTGGGCGGGGCGCTGAACAGCGCGCCGATGTCGGCCGGTTCATCCACGTGCAGGCGTTTGGACAGCCAGTTGCCGTAGATCGGCCCGGCCAGAATGACCGCCGGCACCGCCAGGCAAAAGCCCAGCAACATGGTCAGGCCCAGGTCGGCGTGCAGCGCACCCACCGCAATCAGCGGCCCCGGGTGCGGTGGCATCAGGGCGTGCAGGGTGGTCATGCCCGCCAGTGCCGGGATGGCGATCTTCAACAGTGGCTGGTTCGAACGCTTGGCCATCACAAAGATGATCGGCACCATCATCACCAGGCCCACTTCAAAGAACAGCGGCAAGCCGATCACCATGGCCACCAATGCCATCACCCACGGCAACGCCTTGCCCTTGCCCAGCCCGAGCAGGGTAGTGGCGATACGGTCGGCCGCGCCGGATTCGGCCATCAGCGCGCCGAGCATCGAGCCCAGGGCAATGATGATCCCGGCTTCACCGAGGATCGCCCCGGCGCCCTTGCTGAACGCCTTGGCCACGTCTTCCGGCGGCAGCCCGGCGCCGACGCCGGCAATAAAGGTGCCGATCAGGATCGACAGAAACGGCGGCAACTTGGTCGCGCTGATCAGCACGATGATGCTGGCAATGGCCAGCAGGACGCAGAGCATGAGGCGGGTGTCGTGAACCATCCACGCGGCAGTCGATAACTCCAAGACGGGACTCCTTATCGAACAGGTTGGGAAAATTGTTTCTTTTTGTTTCCTGCTCGAAAAGCATACCTGATACCGCGCTGGCCCAGTGCGGGTGTGCCGTTTTGGTGCGATCAGCGGCGCTTGCCTTCAATGCCCGGTCCAGAGCCATTGCTGTCGGATTTGTAATCTTTGCTCCACGGCCCTGATAAGTCGCGAACGCTACATTCCACCCGCTTGTACTTCATGGGCGTGGAACTCTTGATATGCCAATTTCCGTTAGAAACCTTGTGGGGGCGACGCTGTTGTGGGTGGCCACCAGCGCTGCCCAGGCGCAATCCCTTACGCTTGATTCAGCGTTGCAGAGCGCCTTCGCCAATAACCCCGACCTGGCCGCTGCGCAGTGGGAAATCGATATTGCCCAGGGCGGCCGTCAGCAAGCCGGGCTGATCCCCAACCCGGTGCTGTCCGTGGATGCTGAAGACACCCGCCGCGACACGCGCACCACAGGCGTCAAACTGAGCCAGACCCTGGAACTGGGCGGCAAGCGTGGTGCGCGCATCGATGTGGCCACTCGCGCCCAGGACGCCGCCGCGCTGACCCTGGAGCAGCGCCGCAACACCCTGCGTGCTGATGTGATCGACAGCTACTACAGCGCCCTGCGGGCTCAGGAACGCCTTGACCTGGCCCAACGTTCTCTGGCCTTGGCCGAGCGCGGACTGGTGGTTGCCAACGCTCGCGTGACAGCGGGCAAAACCTCTCCCGTGGAAGCCACCCGCGCCCAGGTGCAATTGTCGGAAATTCGCCTGGAACTCAACCGCGCACAAATGGGCCTCACCGACGCCTATCGCCGCCTGGCCGCCAGCACCGGTAGCGCCACAGTCGAGTTTCAGGCTGTCGCCACGCAAGGCCTGCCTCAGCTTCCCGCTGCCCAGTTGCTGGCGCGCCTCGAACAAACCGCCGAATTGCGCCTGGCTGAGCTGCAAATCCTGCAAGGCGAAGCCAGCGTCGGCCTGGAAAAAGCCCAGCGTATTCCTGACCTCGACGTGTCCATCGGCAGCCAATACGACGCCGGCGCGCGCGAGCGGGTGAACCTGGTGGGCGTGTCGATGCCGCTGCCGCTGTTCAACCGCAACCAGGGCAACGTGCTCGCCGCCAGCCGCCGCGCCGACCAGGCCCGCGACCTGCGCAACGCCACCGAACTGCGCCTGCGCACCGAAACCCGCCAGGCCCTGGACCTGTGGCAAACCGCGAACAGCGAAGTGCGCGCCTTCAACCAACAGATCCTGCCCGCCGCCCAAAGCGCGGTGGACAGCGCCACCCGTGGTTTCGAGATGGGCAAGTTCAACTTCCTCGACGTGCTCGACGCCCAGCGCACCCTGATCGCCGCCCGCACCCAATACCTCGTTGCCACCGCCCAGGCCACCGACGCCTGGGTGCGCATCGAACGGATTTACGGCGACCTCGCCCGCTTTTGATTTTTCCTGGAGTCCTCTATGCACAACACATATGGCGTGGCGCTCGCCGTCGCCTTGAGCCTGATGCTGGCGGGTTTTGCCAGCGCCGATGAAGAAGGCGAACTTGAACTCAGCGAGCAGCAGATCCAGGCCGCCGG
Proteins encoded in this window:
- a CDS encoding SET domain-containing protein-lysine N-methyltransferase is translated as MKTQAMDKAKTAASDCLYPFKPQLGKGYPSTQHFEVVHAADGVSSAIKTRVTFDSRVCIANISGYALSERRLHTLQLSPRIHLYDCWFCGLFAHSCKPNVFLDLHYLEVWTLHEIHAGAPLTIDYANTEEMLYRQFACQCGELNCRGWITGRNEPLNAEGQAFMAKWRERKQP
- the acpA gene encoding acid phosphatase translates to MTDEHADRPSADSAAQPPVDSSRRRFLGGAAVLGVGATLSACGNTNEAPGSKPVARPLTPQELDKALHDQVKTVVVIYAENRSFNNLFADFPGVEKPLSALSPADAQQRDRDGSLLTTLPPAWGGVLQVGPQSVDGVTYPSEVQYQQNLPNAPFALKGPNAEDLPLSLVTRDLWHVFYQNQMQINGGKNDNFVAWGDSGGLVMGYYAQSRYSLRLWDVAKEFVLCDNFFQGAFGGSFLNHQYLISATAPFYPNAAQSVAKAQIATLQSDDPSDTRLKPLDKSPASAMTGAPQFGPSALTPDGFGVNTLAPPYWPTWIRDPENPDYSKPDLPNVLVPQTHEHIGDKLSKKNIDWAWYAGAWQATLDQFKDSGGIPKIPNFQYHHQPFNYFKKQGPQNRAERDKRLRDGGLGDESSTNKFFADAQAGKLPAVTFYKPQGNLNMHAGYADVASGDRHIARALKVLQESPQWKNMVVVVTVDENGGWWDHVAPPKGDRWGPGTRIPALVVSPFARKGTVDHTVYDTASILRLITRVFQLETLDGLKQRDDAMIARGQKPMGDLSNALQFEG
- a CDS encoding nucleotidyltransferase family protein; the protein is MKPSIALDLQRAAVREVVGRFRISNPRVFGSVLLGTDEEGSDLDLLVDAPPGTTLFDLGGLQVELEDLLGVNVDLLTPADLPSKFRAKVLAEAQPV
- a CDS encoding DUF86 domain-containing protein — encoded protein: MTASRLGDYLDHIRQAASDAISFVEGLSKEEFQEDRRTQQAVVMSLIIIGEASTKIMDQNPDFTAAHAQIPWRSMRGMRNRIAHGYFDINLDVVWDTIQSALPDLLKLLPMVSE
- a CDS encoding short-chain fatty acid transporter — encoded protein: MADAIEESRYARFALRCSNFAERWFPDSWVFAALAVIIVAVATLGMGAAPTEAAKAFGDGFWSLIPFTMQMAFVVIGGYVVASSPPAVKLIDRLARIPKNGRSAVAWVALISMVASLLNWGLSLVFGGLLVRALARRTGLRMDYRAAGAAAYLGLGAVWALGLSSSAAQLQANPASLPPSILSITGVIPFTDTIFLWQSGVLLLALIVVSLIIAYATAPGPNSARDAKACGVDPAFNLPKLQAPTRPGEWLEHSPLLTILLALLAAGWLFHEFSTKPAISAISGLNTYNFLFIMVGALLHWRPRSFLDAVARAVPTTTGVLIQFPLYGSIAALMTVVKGGDGQTLAHHISTFFTSIASHDTYALLMGVYSAVLGFFIPSGGGKWIIEAPYVMQVANDLQYHRGWAVQIYNAAEALPNLINPFYMLPLLGVLGLKARDLIGFSFVQLLVHTPLVLFLLWALGTTLKYLPPVMP
- a CDS encoding MFS transporter, with product MTATLAPQAQRFSRSDYKTLGLAALGGALEIYDFIIFVFFALTLSQLFFPPEMPEWLRLLQSFGIFVTGYLARPLGGILMAHFADHLGRKRVFSLSILMMALPCLLIGIMPTYAQIGYFAPLILLFLRVLQGAAVGGEVPSAWTFVAEHAPVHHRGYALGFLQAGLTFGYLLGALTATLLAQIFTAAEILDYAWRFPFLLGGVFGVIGVWLRRWLSETPVFLEMQARRQAAAELPLRTVLRDHRAVLLPAMILTCVLTSAVVVLVVITPTMMQKTFGMSPSHTFALSALGIVFLNIGCVLAGLLVDRIGAWRAVLVYSLLLPVGIALLYASLINGGLWLGAAYALAGLSCGVVGAVPSVMVGLFPAPVRVSGISFTYNIAYALWASTTPLLLIALMPTSPWICVGYCVVMGAVGAGCVALFGKRHTLAS
- a CDS encoding gluconate:H+ symporter, with amino-acid sequence MELSTAAWMVHDTRLMLCVLLAIASIIVLISATKLPPFLSILIGTFIAGVGAGLPPEDVAKAFSKGAGAILGEAGIIIALGSMLGALMAESGAADRIATTLLGLGKGKALPWVMALVAMVIGLPLFFEVGLVMMVPIIFVMAKRSNQPLLKIAIPALAGMTTLHALMPPHPGPLIAVGALHADLGLTMLLGFCLAVPAVILAGPIYGNWLSKRLHVDEPADIGALFSAPPKAPRQPSFGASLLIILLPVILMLGSTLAKVAMAPENPVALTLKFLGEPLIALGLAVIAAVICLGWAAGMPRADVGNTLRKALAPIAVLLLTIGAGGGLKQTLLDAGVSQTISKVAEGAHMPYLLLAWLIAVALRQATGSATVATTTTAGILAPMMAGLAATQSSLVALAIGAGSVFFCHVNDAGFWMVREYFGLQLKQTIWVWSVLQTIVSVVGLIGTLLLWHFLT
- a CDS encoding TolC family protein — translated: MPISVRNLVGATLLWVATSAAQAQSLTLDSALQSAFANNPDLAAAQWEIDIAQGGRQQAGLIPNPVLSVDAEDTRRDTRTTGVKLSQTLELGGKRGARIDVATRAQDAAALTLEQRRNTLRADVIDSYYSALRAQERLDLAQRSLALAERGLVVANARVTAGKTSPVEATRAQVQLSEIRLELNRAQMGLTDAYRRLAASTGSATVEFQAVATQGLPQLPAAQLLARLEQTAELRLAELQILQGEASVGLEKAQRIPDLDVSIGSQYDAGARERVNLVGVSMPLPLFNRNQGNVLAASRRADQARDLRNATELRLRTETRQALDLWQTANSEVRAFNQQILPAAQSAVDSATRGFEMGKFNFLDVLDAQRTLIAARTQYLVATAQATDAWVRIERIYGDLARF